In a single window of the Portunus trituberculatus isolate SZX2019 chromosome 9, ASM1759143v1, whole genome shotgun sequence genome:
- the LOC123501477 gene encoding uncharacterized protein LOC123501477, whose product MSSEGNGAAVTSALDNTTKPWCSLPEGDDLFSHAHQTLLKGAAHPLESERMGRNDDEEKGVKERKRKRQKERIRHIRRTQGNLNVSIQSCDPLLVSSEPLAATQEGLPQLPSTGPPAGATKLPSRSLPGVPPLLPLSLAPSKPPPASPSPPPRPHTHSPTQTPPLTRSLPLSPTPLTYSPSPTRQPSPPTSRHTTPSASPSSSPPCLTPTMEDAEEVCGVCGDVARSLHFGGRACDSCKAFFRRAVTGATFLGFTCTKRTQSGDRDSGGDGGGDLCVVTVRNRKECQACRFSRCLSAGMEVSLVSREDEGPRGLPHTLALYRRLSRHAHAQGKTQHSVPYLPSYWRAPYGSATPVLTPRLKEEPRYSPTGGEAAQQVESLRLATAPPLPALAYTQLMRLDPAHRHAHSSAEASHALLHDPSLDAAPRPAQELPARHTHERASPRGHAPAPRHRHPPTHRRLSPATTRAAFRQDPLQGHPPSAHLPTLTGLPSSLGTANLHRWPGTAATPWGPDPTGDGGGGGGGGGGDGDGGGGGGGGRSAQKETTGPLQAGLSAQDLAEIKQLQESYVGEQEAEGASLEQCVPRSELGRLYMCFIERRAKFLASTPLYGTVVAADRPRLLHVAVAMSTYFTGAHHIDTSDYSWPQRRGAGREGREVAVLAASSIRQLLSHQQFLHVMKFYTTYSEALADQTIAVLMQVMSLFYPEEGLQAPLPVEEGRLHYMALLSRYLVASHGPREGARRLATLLTSQQEARQLVDLLRQVDLTPREPGADLATSRAMLQDRMHLVCQAARSGHAKRGTKGSTEGSRTPTPPSRGGSSSPEAGGGTVEQMGSILSRLAQCEDPHTLAEARRILPAPLLQRFLHLLLSPAPRTPLQCTPPSPSPSPPSPQCRKLSIMRHAGEPPPPAATHRSLHHLSVAPHAPELAAE is encoded by the exons ATGTCGTCCGAAGGGAATGGCGCGGCGGTGACTTCGGCGCTGGATAACACAACGAAACCATGGTGCTCGCTTCCTGAAGGAGATGACCTGTTCTCCCACGCCCACCAGACACTCCTGAAGGGCGCCGCACACCCGCTGGAAAGCGAAAGGATGGGGAGAAACGACGACGAGGAGAAAGGGgtgaaagaacgaaagagaaagaggcaaaAAGAAAGGATTAGACACATTCGAAGGACACAAGGGAATTTGAACGTGTCTATACAGTCCTGCGATCCTCTATTGGTGTCCTCAGAGCCGCTGGCAGCCACGCAGGAGGGGTTACCGCAACTGCCTTCCACTGGGCCGCCGGCAGGAGCTACAAAACTGCCTTCTAGATCATTACCAGGCGTCCCTCCGTTGCTGCCTCTCAGCCTAGCGCCCTCCAAACCCCCGCCCGCTTCCCCGTCACCcccaccacgcccacacacgcatTCCCCAACACAGACGCCCCCACTCACTCGCTCCTTGCCCCTCTCCCCCACTCCCCTCACATACTCCCCGTCACCCACACGCCAGCCTTCGCCGCCCACCTCCAGGCACACCACGCCCTccgcctccccatcctcctccccgcCCTGTCTCACTCCCACCATGGAGGACGCTGAAGag GTGTGCGGAGTGTGCGGGGACGTGGCTCGCTCGCTGCACTTCGGGGGCCGCGCCTGTGACTCCTGCAAGGCCTTCTTCAGGAGAGCCGTGACCGGAGCCACTTTCCTCGGCTTCACCTGCACCAAGAGGACCCAGAGTGGTGAtcgtgacagtggtggtgatggtggtggtgatctatGCGTGGTGACCGTCAGGAATAGAAAGGAGTGCCAAGCTtgtag GTTCTCTCGGTGCCTGAGTGCCGGCATGGAGGTGTCCCTGGTGAGTCGTGAGGACGAGGGGCCCCGAGGCTTGCCCCACACTCTGGCCCTCTACCGTCGCCTCTcccgccacgcccacgcccaagGCAAGACCCAACACAGCGTCCCCTACCTACCCAGCTACTGGCGTGCCCCCTACGGTTCGGCCACGCCAGTGCTGACGCCCCGCCTGAAGGAGGAGCCGCGCTACTCCCCGACAGGAGGCGAGGCGGCTCAACAGGTGGAGTCCCTGCGCCTGGCCACCGCCCCACCTCTCCCCGCCCTCGCCTACACCCAGCTGATGCGCCTCGACCCCGCCCACAGGCACGCCCACTCTTCCGCTGAGGCGAGTCATGCTCTCCTCCATGATCCCAGCCTGGACGCTGCTCCCAGGCCCGCCCAGGAGCTTCCCGCCAGACACACCCACGAACGTGCCTCTCCACGTGGCCATGCCCCCGCCCCCAGACACAGACATCCCCCAACACACCGCCGCCTGTCCCCCGCTACCACACGAGCAGCCTTCAGGCAGGACCCACTCCAAGGACACCCGCCCTCAGCCCACCTGCCCACCCTGACcggcctcccctcctccttggGCACCGCCAACCTGCACAGGTGGCCAGGCACGGCAGCCACACCCTGGGGACCAGATCCTACaggcgacggcggcggcggcggcggtggtggtggtggtgatggtgatggaggaggaggaggtggaggtggtcgCTCCGCCCAGAAAGAAACCACCGGCCCCCTCCAGGCTGGCCTCAGCGCCCAAGACCTGGCGGAGATCAAGCAGCTGCAGGAGTCGTACGTGGGTGAGCAGGAGGCGGAGGGCGCGTCCCTGGAGCAGTGCGTGCCACGCTCTGAGCTGGGACGGCTGTACATGTGCTTCATCGAGCGGCGCGCCAAGTTCCTGGCCAGCACGCCCCTGTACGGCaccgtggtggcggcggataGGCCGCGACTGCTGCACGTGGCGGTGGCCATGAGCACCTACTTCACCGGGGCGCACCACATCGACACCTCGGACTATTCGTGGCCTCAGCGGCGTGGCGCGGGGCGAGAGGGGCGTGAGGTGGCCGTGCTGGCCGCCAGCAGCATCAGGCAGCTGCTGTCCCACCAGCAGTTCCTGCACGTCATGAAATTCTACACCACGTACAGCGAGGCGCTGGCTGACCAGACCATCGCCGTGTTGATGCAGGTCATGTCGCTCTTCTATCCCGAGGAGGGCCTCCAGGCGCCGCTGCCCGTGGAGGAGGGCCGCCTACACTACATGGCGCTGCTCTCCCGCTACCTAGTGGCCTCCCATGGCCCGAGGGAGGGAGCGCGCCGCCTGGCCACGCTGCTCACTAGCCAGCAGGAAGCCCGCCAGTTGGTGGACCTGCTGCGCCAGGTGGACCTGACGCCTCGCGAGCCTGGCGCCGACCTGGCCACCTCCAGGGCCATGCTGCAGGACCGCATGCATCTTGTGTGCCAGGCGGCGCGTAGCGGTCACGCAAAGCGAGGAACCAAGGGCAGCACGGAGGGCTCGCGCACTCCTACGCCGCCCTCtcgcggcggcagcagcagccccGAGGCAGGCGGCGGCACCGTGGAGCAGATGGGCAGCATCCTGAGCCGCCTGGCGCAGTGTGAAGATCCCCACACCCTGGCGGAGGCGCGTCGCATCCTGCCCGCACCGCTGCTGCAACGCTTCCTGCACCTATTGCTGTCCCCCGCCCCGCGCACGCCATTGCAGTGCACACCGCCCTCACCCTCGCCCTCGCCGCCCTCCCCGCAGTGCCGCAAACTGAGCATCATGCGCCATGCCGGGGAGCctccgccgcccgccgccactCACCGATCCCTGCACCACCTTTCCGTCGCCCCCCACGCCCCAGAGCTGGCGGCGGAGTGA
- the LOC123501478 gene encoding proline-rich 33 kDa extensin-related protein-like → MKEKSYLLSTNPPIQRPPTPHNPPSNSTPTTHYPPYNASPPPTTHPLTAHHHPLPTHQRLPPPTTHLPPLTAHKLPLHHPSQLPSYPSNPSLPKTPTPPQFASPLCIRGEGV, encoded by the exons ATGAAGGAGAAA TCCTACTTGCTGTCCACAAACCCTCCCATCCAAAGGCCCCCCACCCCCCACAACCCTCCCTCTAACTCCACCCCTACCACCCACTACCCACCTTATAACGCCTCCCCACCACCCACTACCCACCCTCTAAcggcccaccaccacccactacccACCCACCAACGCCTCCCACCACCCACTACCCACCTCCCCCCACTAACTGCTCACAAACTGCCCCTCCACCACCCCTCACAACTGCCCAGCTACCCGTCCAACCCCTCCCTTCCTAAAACCCCAACCCCTCCCCAATTCGCCTCCCCTCTCTGTATCAGGGGAGAGGGGGTGTAG